From a region of the Vicingus serpentipes genome:
- a CDS encoding tetratricopeptide repeat protein, producing MKKLFPILLIVILSLSKDRQCVAQNFSPEEQHQIDSLNAIINNPNSHDTSIAGAYVGLSEILYISNIDTLNVLCNKSKKIAESGLKKSDLHPQIVQSYKKSLARSVTNIAYTYVLSGEIERALENYKLCLILSREISDYELIAYSLNNIGYLYNHQGDISNALQYYSESLKIQEEIGDDRGIAISLNNIAAIYDDQDDNKKAIEYYNRSYLKYKTLKDKRGMAESLNNIAYNYSKQSNYDLALDYNKQSLLLKEEIGDTRGIAGSLINIGVIYDNQNKLDEAIDYYERSLHLFEKINDKSSIAKALGNLGKSYLNKGEVNKAFKFANKGLSISQEVGFPDNIKNISKVLEEIHSKKGAYKEALEMYKLHIQMRDSLNNEETQKAAAKQQAQYEYEKQKAVDDAEHEKQIAIEQEAKEKQQIITYATAGGLGLVAIFLVFVFNRLQVTKKQKVVIEGQKQEVEQQKEVVELAHHELEEKNQEIMDSITYAKRIQNAILPPLKLVKEYLQESFILYKPKDIVAGDFYWLEHKEDIILFAAADCTGHGVPGAMVSVVCNNGLNRSVREYGLTDPGEILNKTREIVIAEFEKSEEEVKDGMDIALCSLEGNILKYAGANNPLWIIRDGEIIETKADKQPIGKFDELLPYKTHTFELQKGDSIYIFSDGYVDQFGGEKGKKFKAKAFRELLLSIQETPMEEQKTKIDNAFENWRGNLEQIDDVCVIGVRI from the coding sequence TGAAATCTTGTATATATCAAATATTGACACTTTAAATGTCTTATGTAACAAATCAAAAAAAATAGCAGAATCAGGACTAAAAAAGAGTGATTTACACCCACAGATTGTTCAATCGTATAAAAAATCTTTAGCTAGATCAGTTACAAACATCGCTTACACATATGTTTTAAGTGGAGAAATTGAAAGAGCATTAGAAAATTATAAGTTATGTTTAATTCTTTCTCGGGAAATTAGTGACTATGAATTAATAGCATATTCATTAAACAATATTGGCTATCTATACAATCACCAAGGGGATATTTCTAATGCTCTTCAATATTATTCGGAAAGCCTTAAAATTCAGGAAGAAATTGGTGATGACAGAGGAATTGCTATATCTTTAAACAACATTGCCGCTATTTACGATGACCAAGATGATAATAAAAAAGCTATTGAATATTACAATAGGAGTTACCTTAAATATAAAACTCTTAAGGATAAGCGAGGGATGGCTGAATCATTAAATAATATTGCATATAATTATAGCAAACAATCAAATTATGATTTAGCCTTAGATTACAACAAACAAAGCTTATTGTTAAAAGAAGAAATTGGAGATACCCGAGGTATTGCGGGTTCTTTAATTAATATAGGTGTAATTTATGACAATCAAAACAAATTGGATGAAGCCATAGACTATTATGAAAGAAGCCTTCATCTATTTGAAAAGATAAATGATAAAAGTAGTATTGCAAAGGCTTTAGGGAACTTGGGAAAGTCATATTTAAATAAAGGGGAGGTTAATAAGGCATTTAAATTTGCTAACAAAGGCTTATCTATTTCTCAAGAGGTCGGATTTCCTGATAATATAAAAAATATTAGCAAAGTCTTAGAAGAAATCCATTCAAAAAAAGGAGCATACAAGGAGGCTTTAGAAATGTACAAGTTACACATCCAGATGCGAGATAGTTTGAATAACGAAGAAACCCAAAAAGCAGCCGCCAAGCAACAAGCCCAATACGAGTACGAAAAACAAAAAGCTGTTGATGATGCGGAACATGAGAAACAAATAGCCATAGAGCAAGAAGCTAAAGAAAAACAACAAATAATTACCTATGCTACAGCTGGCGGCTTAGGATTGGTAGCTATCTTTTTAGTTTTTGTGTTTAACCGCTTACAAGTAACTAAAAAGCAAAAAGTAGTAATTGAAGGGCAAAAACAAGAAGTGGAACAGCAAAAAGAAGTAGTGGAATTAGCTCACCATGAATTAGAAGAAAAGAACCAAGAAATAATGGATTCGATTACTTATGCTAAACGAATTCAAAATGCAATTTTACCACCACTTAAACTGGTAAAAGAATATTTACAAGAAAGTTTTATTTTATACAAACCCAAAGACATTGTTGCAGGAGATTTTTATTGGTTAGAACACAAAGAAGATATAATACTATTTGCAGCAGCCGATTGTACCGGACATGGCGTACCAGGAGCAATGGTAAGTGTGGTCTGTAACAATGGGTTAAACAGAAGTGTACGTGAATATGGATTAACCGATCCGGGAGAAATATTAAACAAAACACGAGAGATAGTTATTGCAGAATTTGAGAAAAGCGAAGAAGAAGTAAAAGATGGGATGGATATCGCCTTATGTAGTTTAGAAGGAAACATATTAAAATATGCTGGAGCTAATAATCCACTATGGATAATCAGAGATGGAGAAATAATAGAAACAAAAGCTGACAAACAACCCATAGGGAAGTTTGATGAGTTATTGCCTTATAAAACCCATACTTTTGAACTACAAAAAGGAGATAGTATTTACATATTCTCTGATGGATATGTTGACCAATTTGGAGGAGAAAAAGGGAAGAAGTTTAAGGCGAAAGCCTTTAGAGAGCTACTTTTATCTATTCAAGAAACACCAATGGAAGAACAAAAAACGAAAATTGACAATGCATTTGAAAATTGGAGAGGTAACCTAGAACAAATAGATGATGTTTGTGTAATTGGAGTTAGAATATGA